From the Drosophila willistoni isolate 14030-0811.24 chromosome 2L unlocalized genomic scaffold, UCI_dwil_1.1 Seg168, whole genome shotgun sequence genome, the window TATTTCCTTATCCCAATCAATCTTCGATGTTTGAGCAGTATTTTGAGATACATCACTATATAGGGTACAAAGCCCATGGGGTCAAAAACTGACATCAAAACTTGTAAAATTTCCCTTTTGCTTGGTGCGACTTTTGTCGCTATTATATTGCGCTTAAGGCGTACAAACTTTAGTGCATAGGTGAAAGCATCTTGATGTGGGCTCCACCGCATGCCCAATATTTTGTATCTCTTCACTGTTAAAGAACTGTTTTTCGTCGTGGGTTGTTGTGTCACAAAGTGCAGCTAGTACCCGTTGATAGCCACTTGCGCATATGGAAACCTCCGCGTTCGTGGACTTCTCTAACTTCCTTCGCTAATGTAATGGCTTCTTCTTCCGAATGGCATGAATCGATGCAGTCGTCTTCGTAGTGACTTCTCTGATTAGCTTTAGCTGCCGAAGGAAACTTATCTGCGTGTTTCTTAGCGTTCAGGTCGCGCACATAGTGCGCTATTCAGGGTAAGCACGTGGCTCCAAATGTCAACACATTTAATTGGAAAGTTTCCACGACGCCTGTTGTCCGATTTTGCCATAGGAATCGTTGTGCTTTAGCGTCTTCTTCTCTTACTGCTATTCGATGGAACATTTCGGCGATGTCACTGCTGACGCCAATTGCTCTCATTCTAAAGTTATACATAATCTGCAGAAAGGACACGAAAATATCGGGTCCCTTTAGAAGAAAGTcatttggggttacttccgaTAATAGAGCTGCCGCGTCCCACACCAATATGTCCCTGTCAGGTTTATGTGGATTTCGTACGGTAAAAATGGGCAAGTACCATCTTTTTTCGGGTTTCTCCACGACTTCTTCCTCTTCTAACATTCTGGTATAGCCTTTGGCTATCAGTTTTAGTGTTTCACCATGTAGCTCATTTGCAAAAGAAGGGTCtgctgccattttcttttgcatgcTTAAGAGTGATCGTTTTGCTTCGGGCAGGCTATTTGGAAATACACGGGGACCATCTTTCCAAAGCAATCCTGTGGTGTACATCCGCGAGCTGTAACTAACAGTGTCTTCCAGAATCTGTAGAGATCGCTCTTCATGTGGAGACTTGGTAAACATCGCCGGTGATTTTTCCTCCGTtagcaaatgttttttaaccATCTAATGCAAATTCAGATCGCATTGACACTGATGCAGGTTGAGTCCTCCATCAGATCGTCCAGATCCGCCATATATAGTCCATCCTAGTCTCGTTTTTGCAGAAATTGGTTGCTGCCATTTTCCTTCGCGCACCTTTAGCGAAGCTATGAGATTCGGATTATTGCTGCCAATTATCTTTTGAGGTATTGCGTTAATAAAGGTCAGGATAGGCAGGTTTTTTAGATGCGGATATCTCTGTCTTATCTTATCTGCTATCATCGTCTCGGCTGAAAGTCCAATGGACTTGGCTGTACAGACTCcatttactttaaataatttattgccCTGTCCTTGTTTTGAGATTCTCAAGTTCAGCTGCTTGGATTCCGGATCCTGCCGACTAACATCGCCAGTCCATCTAATGCATAGGCGATTGAAGAAACTTTTCACTTCGAGCGCATCACccaatttttcttctgttAGCCGTCATCCATAAAGGCGTAGATATCGACGGATTT encodes:
- the LOC124459896 gene encoding uncharacterized protein LOC124459896; the encoded protein is MLEEEEVVEKPEKRWYLPIFTVRNPHKPDRDILVWDAAALLSEVTPNDFLLKGPDIFVSFLQIMYNFRMRAIGVSTHYVRDLNAKKHADKFPSAAKANQRSHYEDDCIDSCHSEEEAITLAKEVREVHERGGFHMRKWLSTAKSKVAPLQPLSILRLELQSAVTGARLTRSIIAQYEIDFEEWYLRTDSKTVLAWLNEDPRRYEQYVMLRIAEICKFTEVKSGDGYQAN